In Thermus islandicus DSM 21543, a single genomic region encodes these proteins:
- a CDS encoding inositol monophosphatase family protein, with protein MIGRKHPFFPHLAAMLEAARLARGIHLYYLEKGFTEGTKSGPTDLVTQADRESEAALKDFLLQRFPEAGFLGEEGGSEGGKALRFIVDPLDGTVNYAHGFPFFGVSLALEAEGVVQAGVVMDTARGETFYALRGEGAYLDGRPIRVTGRRELLGSLLATGFPYDVARDPENLTYFARALRRGLLVRRPGAAALDLAYVAAGRLEGFWEVKLNPWDVAAGWLLVEEAGGRVTDLAGGPYRLGSRYIVATNGLIHGALLEALLTDVE; from the coding sequence GTGATCGGCAGGAAGCACCCCTTCTTTCCCCACCTTGCCGCCATGCTGGAGGCCGCCCGGCTGGCCCGGGGCATCCACCTCTACTACTTGGAAAAGGGCTTCACCGAGGGGACCAAGTCCGGCCCCACCGACCTCGTCACCCAGGCGGACCGGGAGTCGGAAGCAGCCCTGAAGGACTTCCTCCTCCAGCGCTTCCCCGAGGCAGGCTTCCTAGGAGAGGAGGGGGGAAGCGAAGGGGGAAAGGCCCTTCGCTTCATCGTGGACCCCCTGGACGGCACGGTGAACTACGCCCACGGCTTCCCCTTCTTCGGGGTGTCCCTGGCCTTGGAGGCCGAGGGGGTCGTCCAGGCGGGGGTGGTCATGGACACGGCCCGGGGAGAGACCTTCTACGCCCTAAGGGGCGAGGGAGCCTACCTGGACGGAAGGCCCATCCGGGTTACCGGGAGGCGGGAGCTTCTGGGAAGCCTGCTCGCCACGGGCTTTCCCTACGACGTGGCCAGGGATCCGGAGAACCTCACCTACTTCGCCCGGGCCCTGAGGCGGGGGCTTTTGGTGCGCCGCCCCGGGGCGGCCGCCCTGGACCTGGCCTACGTGGCCGCGGGCCGCCTGGAGGGCTTCTGGGAGGTGAAGCTGAACCCCTGGGACGTGGCGGCGGGGTGGCTTCTGGTGGAGGAGGCGGGGGGCAGGGTCACGGACCTGGCGGGCGGGCCCTACCGCCTGGGGAGCCGCTACATCGTGGCCACCAACGGCCTGATCCACGGGGCGCTCCTGGAGGCCCTCCTTACCGACGTAGAATAG
- a CDS encoding phosphoribosylanthranilate isomerase: MRVKICGLTRLEDALLAEALGAWALGFVLAPGSQRRIPPERAREISEALGPFVVRVGVFRDQEPEEVLRLMERARLQVAQLHGGEPPEWAEAVGRFYPVIKAFPLEGPARPEWADYPAQALLLDGKRPGSGEAYPRAWAGPLLASGRRVILAGGLTPENVGEALALRPYAVDLASGVEEAPGVKSEARMRALFARIMMGG; the protein is encoded by the coding sequence GTGCGGGTCAAGATCTGCGGCCTCACCCGCCTCGAGGACGCCCTCCTGGCGGAAGCCCTGGGGGCCTGGGCCCTGGGCTTCGTCCTGGCCCCGGGCTCCCAGAGGCGGATCCCCCCCGAAAGGGCCCGGGAGATCTCCGAGGCCCTCGGGCCCTTCGTGGTCCGCGTGGGGGTCTTCCGGGACCAGGAGCCGGAGGAGGTCCTCCGCCTCATGGAAAGGGCCCGCCTCCAGGTGGCCCAGCTCCACGGGGGGGAGCCTCCGGAGTGGGCCGAGGCCGTGGGGCGCTTTTACCCCGTGATCAAGGCCTTCCCCTTGGAAGGCCCCGCGAGGCCCGAGTGGGCGGACTACCCGGCCCAAGCCCTCCTCCTGGACGGCAAGCGCCCGGGAAGCGGGGAGGCCTACCCCCGGGCGTGGGCAGGGCCCCTTCTGGCGAGCGGGCGGAGGGTCATCCTGGCGGGGGGCCTCACCCCGGAAAACGTGGGGGAGGCCCTGGCCCTAAGGCCCTACGCCGTAGACCTGGCGAGCGGGGTGGAGGAGGCCCCCGGGGTGAAGAGCGAGGCCAGGATGCGGGCCCTCTTCGCCCGGATTATGATGGGAGGGTGA
- a CDS encoding flavin reductase family protein translates to MDLEAKKKVLRSFTYGLYILTAKEGEEYAAGTVNWVTQASFKPPLVALGVKGDSHLHALIERTGRLALMTLAHDQKTIAQDFFKPTVREGDRLNGHPFVPSPTFGLPLLTELPYWLEAEVRHLHKGGDHSLVVAEVVEAGVRYEARPLVMWDTGWFYGG, encoded by the coding sequence ATGGACCTCGAGGCCAAAAAGAAGGTCCTCCGCAGCTTCACCTACGGGCTCTACATCCTGACCGCCAAAGAGGGCGAGGAGTACGCCGCCGGCACGGTCAACTGGGTGACCCAGGCCTCCTTCAAGCCCCCCCTCGTGGCCCTGGGGGTCAAGGGGGACAGCCACCTCCACGCCCTCATTGAGCGCACGGGGAGGCTCGCCCTCATGACCCTGGCCCACGACCAGAAGACCATCGCCCAGGACTTCTTCAAGCCCACGGTGCGGGAGGGGGACCGGCTCAACGGCCACCCCTTCGTCCCCTCCCCCACCTTCGGCCTGCCCCTCCTCACGGAGCTTCCCTACTGGCTGGAGGCCGAGGTGCGCCATCTCCACAAGGGCGGGGACCACAGCCTGGTGGTGGCCGAGGTGGTGGAGGCCGGGGTGCGCTATGAGGCCAGGCCCCTCGTCATGTGGGACACGGGATGGTTCTACGGAGGGTAA
- a CDS encoding elongation factor G — MIRTVALVGHAGSGKTTLTEALLYRTGAKERMGRVEEGTTTTDYTPEARLHRTTVRTGVAPLRHRGHRIFLLDAPGYGDFVGEIRGALEAADAALVAVSAESGVQVGTERAWTVAERLGLPRMVVVTKLDRGGDYYALLEDLRSTLGPILPIGLPLYEEGRWVGLMDVFHGKAYRYEGGEEREVAVPEAERQRAERFRQEVLEAIVETDEGLLEKYLEGEEVTGEALEKAFHEAVRRGLLFPVALASGETGIGVLPLLDLLLEAFPSPEERFGEGPPLAKVFKVQVDPFMGQVAYVRLYRGRLKPGDTLQSEAGPVRLPHLYVPMGKDLLEVEEAEAGYILGLPKAESLHRGMVLWQGPRPESEEVPFARLPEPNVPVALHPKGRTDEARLGEALRRLLEEDPSLKLERQEETGEMLLWGHGELHLTTARERLGDYGVEVEFTVPKVPYRETIKRVAEGQGKYKKQTGGHGQYGDVWLRLEPAPEYGFEWRITGGVIPSKYQEAIEAGIKEAAKKGVLAGFPVMGFKAIVYNGSYHEVDSSDLAFQIAASLAFKKVMAEAGPVLLEPIYEIKVFAPQERVGDILADLQARRGRILGMEQEGALSIVRAEVPLAEVLEYYKSLPSLTGGAGAYTLEFRHYAEVPPHLAQKIVQERRQEG; from the coding sequence ATGATCCGAACCGTCGCGCTGGTGGGCCACGCGGGAAGCGGCAAGACCACCCTGACCGAAGCCCTCCTCTACCGGACCGGGGCCAAGGAGCGCATGGGCCGGGTAGAGGAGGGCACCACCACCACGGACTACACCCCCGAGGCCAGGCTCCACCGGACCACGGTGCGCACCGGGGTCGCCCCCCTCCGCCATCGGGGGCACCGGATCTTCCTCCTGGACGCCCCGGGCTACGGGGACTTCGTGGGGGAGATCCGGGGGGCCCTCGAGGCCGCGGACGCCGCTCTGGTGGCCGTCTCGGCGGAAAGCGGGGTGCAAGTGGGCACGGAGAGGGCCTGGACCGTGGCGGAAAGGCTGGGCCTGCCCCGGATGGTGGTGGTCACCAAGCTGGACCGGGGCGGGGACTACTACGCCCTCCTGGAGGACCTGCGGAGCACCCTGGGCCCCATCCTCCCCATAGGCCTCCCCCTCTATGAAGAGGGGCGCTGGGTGGGCCTGATGGATGTCTTCCACGGGAAGGCCTACCGCTACGAGGGGGGTGAGGAACGGGAGGTGGCGGTCCCCGAGGCCGAGCGGCAAAGGGCAGAGCGCTTCCGCCAGGAGGTCCTGGAAGCCATCGTGGAGACCGACGAGGGCCTCCTGGAGAAGTACCTGGAGGGGGAGGAGGTGACGGGGGAGGCCTTGGAGAAGGCCTTCCACGAGGCGGTGCGGAGGGGCCTCCTCTTCCCCGTGGCCCTGGCCTCGGGGGAGACGGGGATCGGGGTCCTGCCCCTTCTGGACCTCCTCCTGGAGGCCTTCCCTTCCCCAGAGGAGCGCTTCGGGGAAGGCCCCCCCTTGGCCAAGGTCTTCAAGGTCCAGGTGGACCCCTTCATGGGGCAGGTGGCCTACGTGCGCCTCTACCGGGGGAGGCTCAAGCCCGGGGACACCCTCCAAAGCGAGGCCGGGCCGGTCCGCCTCCCCCACCTCTACGTGCCCATGGGGAAGGACCTCCTGGAGGTGGAGGAAGCGGAGGCGGGCTACATCCTGGGCCTTCCCAAGGCGGAGAGCCTCCACCGCGGCATGGTGCTCTGGCAAGGGCCTAGGCCCGAAAGCGAGGAGGTCCCCTTCGCCCGCCTCCCCGAGCCCAACGTGCCCGTAGCCCTCCACCCCAAGGGGCGCACGGACGAGGCCAGGCTGGGGGAGGCCCTGAGGCGGCTACTGGAGGAGGACCCGAGCCTGAAGCTGGAAAGGCAGGAGGAGACCGGGGAGATGCTCCTTTGGGGGCACGGGGAGCTGCACCTCACCACGGCCAGGGAGCGCCTAGGGGACTACGGGGTGGAGGTGGAGTTCACCGTGCCCAAGGTGCCCTACCGGGAGACCATCAAAAGGGTAGCCGAGGGCCAGGGCAAGTACAAGAAGCAGACCGGGGGCCACGGCCAGTACGGGGACGTGTGGCTTAGGCTCGAGCCCGCCCCCGAGTACGGCTTTGAGTGGCGGATCACCGGCGGGGTAATCCCCAGCAAGTACCAGGAGGCCATAGAGGCGGGAATCAAGGAGGCGGCCAAGAAGGGGGTGTTGGCGGGCTTCCCCGTCATGGGGTTCAAGGCCATCGTCTACAACGGCTCCTACCACGAGGTGGACTCCTCGGACCTCGCCTTCCAGATCGCCGCGAGCCTCGCCTTCAAGAAGGTCATGGCCGAGGCGGGCCCCGTCCTTCTGGAGCCCATCTACGAGATCAAGGTCTTTGCCCCCCAGGAGCGGGTGGGGGACATCCTCGCCGACCTTCAGGCCAGGCGGGGGCGGATCCTGGGCATGGAGCAGGAGGGGGCCCTCTCCATCGTACGGGCCGAGGTGCCCCTGGCCGAGGTCCTGGAGTACTACAAAAGCCTTCCCAGCCTCACAGGCGGGGCCGGGGCCTACACCTTGGAGTTCCGCCACTACGCCGAGGTGCCCCCCCATCTGGCCCAGAAGATCGTCCAGGAGAGGCGGCAGGAGGGGTAG
- a CDS encoding Mov34/MPN/PAD-1 family protein, translating into MAQVLYVPIRLLRETQAHLEREAPREGVGLWAGRREVERVIPLPNVHPNPRTGYLAEPLALLRALKEMEREGLSLLAIYHSHPAGPALPSPTDRKEARWRVPYVIFGTDGFRAFLLPEGREVEVVPLYPP; encoded by the coding sequence TTGGCCCAGGTCCTCTACGTGCCCATAAGGCTCCTTCGGGAAACCCAGGCCCACCTGGAAAGGGAGGCCCCCCGGGAGGGGGTGGGGCTTTGGGCGGGGAGGCGGGAGGTGGAGCGGGTCATTCCCCTGCCCAACGTCCACCCGAACCCCCGCACCGGCTACCTGGCCGAGCCCCTGGCCCTCCTCAGGGCGCTCAAGGAGATGGAGCGGGAGGGGCTTTCCCTCCTCGCCATCTACCACTCCCACCCCGCAGGCCCCGCCCTTCCAAGCCCCACGGACCGCAAGGAGGCCCGCTGGCGGGTCCCCTACGTCATCTTCGGCACCGACGGCTTCCGGGCCTTCCTCCTCCCCGAGGGGCGGGAGGTGGAGGTGGTCCCCCTTTACCCTCCGTAG